In Thermodesulfobacteriota bacterium, one genomic interval encodes:
- a CDS encoding D-alanine--D-alanine ligase family protein — protein sequence MSKIVVGVVFGGRSVEHEISLLSAKSIMRNLDPDRYWVFPIFIGKDGTWRKASVDAWLRDGGLEIFTNTILSPSLNPEKPVFYELNKSKVQREHRVDVLFPVLHGTHGEDGTVQGLFELMGIPFVGASVLGSSVGMDKIIMKTIFRDAGLPVVKFVGFYGYDWKLRREQVRRKILEGIGMPCFVKAANLGSSVGITKVRSEGGLNEAVDFACQFSQRIIVEQAVEVPREIEVSVLGNEDPVSSLPGEIVPHREFYDYVAKYIEQGTGLIAPADLDKETVERLQDYAARAFKVVDCQGMGRVDFLMNKTTGDIFVSEINTIPGFTQISMYPKLWEVSGIKYPELITRLINLAIERYEMNKKLRTDIEQG from the coding sequence TTGTCTAAGATAGTCGTAGGTGTGGTTTTCGGAGGAAGGTCGGTAGAGCATGAGATCTCTCTTCTTTCGGCAAAATCGATCATGCGGAATTTGGACCCCGATAGGTACTGGGTGTTTCCCATTTTCATCGGGAAAGACGGAACCTGGAGGAAGGCCTCGGTCGACGCCTGGCTCAGAGACGGAGGTTTAGAGATTTTCACCAACACCATCCTATCCCCCTCCCTTAATCCGGAAAAACCGGTCTTTTACGAGTTGAATAAAAGCAAGGTGCAAAGAGAACACCGGGTTGATGTTCTATTTCCGGTACTCCATGGAACCCATGGAGAGGATGGCACTGTTCAAGGGCTTTTCGAACTCATGGGAATACCTTTTGTTGGGGCGTCGGTACTGGGCTCTTCGGTGGGCATGGACAAAATTATCATGAAGACAATTTTTCGGGATGCCGGGCTTCCGGTAGTAAAATTCGTCGGATTCTACGGTTATGATTGGAAATTAAGGAGAGAACAGGTAAGAAGAAAGATTCTAGAAGGAATCGGAATGCCCTGCTTTGTGAAGGCAGCCAACCTCGGTTCGAGCGTCGGTATAACTAAAGTCAGATCAGAGGGTGGGTTGAATGAAGCAGTAGACTTTGCCTGCCAGTTTTCTCAAAGAATTATAGTTGAACAAGCGGTCGAAGTCCCCAGGGAGATTGAAGTAAGCGTCTTGGGGAATGAAGACCCGGTTTCATCTTTACCTGGAGAGATAGTGCCTCACCGAGAATTCTATGATTACGTGGCCAAGTATATCGAGCAGGGCACCGGTCTTATCGCCCCGGCGGACCTGGATAAGGAAACCGTGGAGAGGCTTCAAGATTATGCCGCCAGGGCCTTCAAGGTGGTGGACTGTCAAGGAATGGGGAGAGTAGATTTCTTGATGAATAAGACAACCGGGGATATCTTTGTGAGCGAGATTAACACCATCCCCGGCTTCACCCAGATAAGCATGTACCCAAAGCTCTGGGAGGTGAGCGGGATAAAATACCCGGAGCTTATTACCAGGTTAATCAATTTGGCGATTGAAAGATATGAGATGAATAAAAAGCTGAGGACGGATATAGAACAAGGGTAA
- a CDS encoding DUF86 domain-containing protein has protein sequence MTNLSVAENKISSLKKYLSILEPYRNRSVEEIERDTTLRGAIERYLYLVCKTAIDLTEVIISVSKFRKPTTISESFVILEEEGVIGADLKARMADLVALLNVLAHEYEEINYEVLYDVLRNRLQDITEFVETAEKFLNLK, from the coding sequence ATGACAAACCTCTCCGTTGCAGAAAATAAAATAAGCTCGTTAAAAAAATACCTATCTATACTCGAGCCTTACCGAAATCGTTCTGTAGAGGAAATAGAAAGGGATACTACCTTGAGAGGAGCAATCGAAAGATATCTATACTTGGTATGTAAAACGGCAATCGACTTGACTGAGGTAATAATATCTGTCTCTAAGTTCCGGAAGCCGACTACGATAAGCGAGTCCTTTGTTATATTGGAAGAAGAAGGCGTTATTGGGGCTGACTTGAAAGCCAGGATGGCTGATTTAGTCGCCCTCTTGAATGTTTTAGCTCATGAATATGAAGAAATAAACTATGAGGTGCTGTATGATGTTCTCAGGAACAGGCTTCAGGATATAACAGAATTCGTCGAAACCGCGGAGAAGTTTTTGAATTTGAAGTGA